Below is a genomic region from Mycobacteriales bacterium.
AAACGGCAGTGGTGGAAGTCGGTCGTCACGGGCCGCGACGACGTCGTCGGCCTCGACTCGAGCGTCATCCTGGCCCGTGAGGTCTGGGAGGCCTCCGGCCACGTCGACGCGTTCGTCGACCCGCTCACCGAATGCCGCTCCTGCCACAAGCGATTCCGGGCCGA
It encodes:
- a CDS encoding glycine--tRNA ligase — translated: MADRLDTLVNLSKRRGFVFPSSEIYGGQRSAWDYGPLGVEMKDNVKRQWWKSVVTGRDDVVGLDSSVILAREVWEASGHVDAFVDPLTECRSCHKRFRA